GTCTTACCGTGTTTCTTACAACATCATATATGGATGAAGCCGCACGATGTCATCAGATATGTCTCATGCATCGTGGAAAAGTAATTGCAGAAGGGACGCCTGACACATTGCCATTACAGCTTGAAGGATCGTTTATCGAAGCTTCCGTAGCTAATCAGCATGAAGCGTTACGGAAAATGAGAGATATCCCCGGAATAAAGGTAATGTATGCAATGGGGGACAAGCTAAATATCATATATGAAGGTTGCACTATAGAATCAATCGTGCAACATGCCGGTGGTGTCGGGGTTGTATTTGCATCTGTCACTGAAGGGAAGGCTGGTATTGAAGATGTATTTCTTTCAAAGATCACAGAAGGAGAGACCGGTATTAAAGAAAAAGCTTTTGATGAGTTCTTTTCATCAGGCAAAGATGATTCTGTAAATGTGTCTTGCCAGAACAAACAAGAGACTGACATGATTGTTGCCGAAAAGCTTGAAAAGAAGTTTGGTAAATTTGTCGCGGTAAATCGAATTGACTTTAATGTTAAGCAGGGTGAAATATTCGGATTTTTAGGGCCAAACGGCGCGGGTAAAACAACAACGATCAAAATGCTCTGTGGTTTGTATCCGCCGAGTTCCGGTAAAGGTATTATTTCTGGTCTTGATCTCTTTAAGAACCAATTCAAAATAAAAGAAAGTATTGGATATATGTCACAGAAATTTTCTCTCTATAGAGACTTGACCGTGGCGGAAAATATTGAGTTATACGGCGGGATATACGGGGTTGAGTCGCGGGAATTGAAAAGAAGAAGAGATCTGATATTGCAAATTGCTGACTTGGAAGGTGAGGGAGACACCATTACGGGAAGTTTGCCTATGGGTATTAAACAAAGGTTAGCGCTTGGATGCGCGATTATTCATAAGCCAAGATGTATTTTTCTCGATGAGCCAACTTCAGGCGTTGATCCTATTGCGCGAAGAAAATTCTGGGATGTTATCTATTATTTATCGAGAAAGATGGGCGTAACAATACTTGTTACCACGCATTATATGGATGAAGCTGAACATTGCGATAGGTTATCGCTCATGACACACGGCAATATTGTCGCTTTAGGAACTTCACAGGGATTAAAAGATAAAGTTAATAGCCAGATTGGTTCTCTTTTACAGATTAAAACAAATGATGTTTTTGCATCGGTAGAGATACTAAAACCATTGTTTCCCTATTGTTCTGTATATGGACCGTATGTGCATTTATATACTCATGACGAAACGCAGGCCAGAAAATCGATACAAGATATGCTTTTGAAACAAAATATTGAGATTAAGGATATTCGCAGCTCAAGTATTCCGTTTGAAGATGTGTTCGTTTATTTTTGCGAGCACTCTCAAAAAACCGCGGGAATAACAGTCTAATAGAGGGTATATGTTTTCATTGAGGCGATTTAATGCGGTAGCTAAAAAAGAGTTTCTTGAAATAAAGCGCAACAAGCTTTTCTTTGTGCTGACAGTTTTAGCGCCGATAATCTTATATTTTCTTTTTGCATACGGGTTTCCGCTAAGTTCAAAGCATATCCCCACAGGTGTTGTTGATTTGGATAAAAGCGCGAAAAGCAGAATGCTCATCGATACATTTTCCTGTGCAACGGATTTATTCAATATAAAAATGGTTGGAAGCACCTATGCCCCGCTTGAAAGAGAGATGGATCTAGGTAATTTAAGACAGATTATAGTTGTTCCATCAGGGTTCTCAAAGGATATTTTAAGAAGTAAGCCGGTAACAGTGCAAGTGCTCATTGATGGTACGTACCCGAATATGGCTAATATAAATAGTGCATACGTTGAAGCTATCATAACAGCATTTAGAATGCAGGTGCTTCAAGAATATTTTTTGAAGAAACTTGGATCTCAGGGCGCTGTGTATATGCCTATTGATGTTATGGTCAGCGGATGGTATAACCCGTCGTTTAGAAGTGAAGATTTTATTCTTCCCGGGATCATTGCAATGGTGTTGATGTTTTTTCCCCCTATGGTCGGGGCAGTGTCTCTCGCAAAAGAAAAAGAAACAGGATCGATACTTAATATGTATTGTTCGCGTATTACAAAAACGGAATATTTGCTTGGAAAAATGTTCCCTTATGTTGTTATTTCATATATCAATTTTGCGCTGTTTTTTGTGTTATCGATATTTTTATTCAATGTGCCAATGCGTGGCAGCATAGTTCTCGTACTGATTGTTTCATTCTTTTTTGTTGCTACAGCCATTGCGGTAGGTCTGCTTGTTGCGGTACTGGTAAGTACTCAGGTTGCGGCAATACTTATTACAACCGTAGTAACATTAACACCGTCATTTCTCTATAGTGGTTTTATGGTTCCCGTGCAGAGTATCAGCCAAAATAGCAGGTGGATGTGTTACAGTTTGCCGGCAACATATTACATTGATTTTATGCGAAAGATAATGGTAAAGGGCGCAACGTTTGCATATGTTAGGCTGGATACTATTGCAATAATTATTTTTTGTATCGGGATATATGTTCTCTGTATTAAGCTTTTTAAAAAAAGGGTTGGTTGACATATGTTTTTTAGGATGTATTTATTGATGAAAAAAGAATTTCTGCAATTTTTCAGAAATATACCGCTATTAGTTATTGTCCTCTATTTTGCGACATTTGACATATATTCTGCCGGTGAAGTATCAATGGATGTGAAAGATTATCCCATTGCAGTATATGATCTTGATGATTCAGAACAAAGCCGGGATGTTTTGACTGTAATTCGTGAACCTTTTTTTGATATAACCCATATTATTACCAATGAAGATGAAATAACTGATCTTATTGAAAAGGGTACGGTATCTGTTGTTATAGTGTTTCCAAAGAATTTTGGGAAGAAAATAGCGTCGTATAGACCGGCCCAAATGCAGGTGATTCTTGACGGATCAAACAGTAACTCGTCCGAGCTTGCACTGAGATATATCAGCAATATCATATACGGATACGGTATGGATATACTGGTCACTAAATGGAAGATGTCGAGTGTGACAAAAAAGATTGTGCCGTATGTGAGTTCGTCTATACGCTATATGTATAATGAGAATTTATCGGATAGGTGGTCGTTTTGTATGCAGGAATTTTTTATGTGTATAACACTTATCGGGATCATGCTTACCGCAACAGCCATGGTGAACGAAAAACAGTTTGGAACCATAGAACAGCTTATGGTTACACCGCTGAGGACTCATGAGATAATGATCTCAAAGATCGTTCCGATGATCGTTGTTCTTTTTATTACATCTTTTATCGCAGTGTTTGTAATTCTAAAAGCTGTAGTGGGAGTACCGATACGGGGTGATATTTGGTCGTATTTTCTGGTATCGATCATTTACTTCTTTTCAATTACCGGTTTGGGGCTCTTTATATCTACGTTATCAAATAATCTTTCCGAAACAGTCTTATTCTCATTATTAGTCCTTGTGCCGGTAATGTTTTTATCGGGTGCATGGATACCGCTTGAATCAATGCCGGGATGGATGAGATTTATAGTTTATTTTTCACCGCTTAAGTATTATCTTGATTTAGTAAATGGAATATTCTTGAAAGGCAATACGCTTTTACTGATGTGGAAAGAAGTGGTGAGTCTTATTGTGCTTGGCTCCACAGTGTTTTTTTTAGGGGCTATACGCTTTAGAAAAATATTTCAATAACCTTCTCAACCCCTTAGAAATAAGATCATTGTTAAAGAATTAAATACTGAACAAATAAAAAAACTTGTACAGAAATAGTACAGTATTAGCGTAAAGTATATTTTTTAAGTGCTTGATACACATGGACATTATAAAGATATGTTGTCATAATGCCATGAAAGTATGAGTTGTGTTAATACTTGTAAATCTTCTAGGAACATCTGAAAGGAGTGTGTTATGCAGTATAATAAAACAAGAAAAATATTTTCACTTAATTCCAGTATAATTGGGATACTATTTTTTGTGTTTGTATTGCAATGTGGGTATGTAAACGCGGCAACGCTTGATGCAAGTAACGATACTTTAGATAACACTGGGGCGACAACGGCAAGCTCGACGTATGTAGATGTAACAGGTTTTTCTACTACGGCAAATTTGCCTGGGGGATTGCACAGCGTGTTAGCGATAGCAACATTTTCCTCTCAGAGTGGTGGTCTCGGAGGATCGCGGGTGGGTTCGTGGCGTTTAACTGATGGCACAACTAATTCAACCGGAGTAAGCCGTTTTTTAAGCGGGGCAAATGATCTGGGACTCGTTTCAGCCGTAAGTGTTTTTTCGGGTGTGTCCAATACCGATACAATTTCGCTTCAGCATCAGAGTACCGCATCAAAAAGTGTTACAACGAGAAGCGGAAATCTCGTCGTTATACCGCTTACATCGTCTGATTCGAGCGTGGTGCTTAATAGTGGAATGAAAAATAATGCAGCCGCATATGATAATACTTCGGAATCACTCACAGCGGTAACTGGTTTAGCCACAAGCGTGGCGCTTGCCAGTGCGGGTAAAATTGCGGTTTTTTGTACTATAGAGACGGAAACGGGTGATACAGGTAGCGGTGCAAGAACAGGTACATGGGACCTGCAGGTTGAAACCTCACCTAATTCGGGTACATATAGCACTATCGGTAGTTCTACACAGAGATATTTAAGCGGCACCAGTGATACCGGTTCTGTAACACTCATGGCTGTATCCGATCAACTATCAAGTACGGGGACTTTTAATGTTCGCGTACGGACATCGACAGACGATGCAGGAAAATCTATCATCACACAAAATGCTACATTAGCTGCTGTGACTCTTTCGGATAGCGGTGCAACCGGCGAACATTTTGAATCGTTTCAAGCCACAGTTGCATCGGATACGACAAATAGCACCACTTTAACAAATGTAGCTGGATTGTCGCCAAGCCTTACGCTAGATGAAGCTGGAAAAGTGTTTGTTGGCGCGCAGTATAATCTTGAGATTGTTACCAGTTCGGATATTGATGCGACAACCGCTGTTGGTTTTAGTACGTATACGGATCAGTCTCAGGGCCGGTATATCGCAAAGACAACAGGAGAGATCGGTAACGGATCATCCGTTGGGTTAACAGGAAGTCTAGCTGCGGGGACATATGATGGTAATTTACAGTATGCTGTAGGAGATGTGGCGGACACTTTACAAATGACAAACCCCAACCTTATCGGTTTTGCAATGAACAGCGTGCCTGAACCGTCGACGTATGCACTTTTTGGTATGGGTATATTGGGGTTCTTTATAGCGGGAAGAAAACGTTTTATAAAGAAATGATGGTTGGTGTTGTTTAGAGATTAAAAAGAAAGCGCTCCAAATTATTTGGGGCGCTTTCTTTGTCTTTATAGAGATACCGCCGTAGGTATTTATTTTTTCCAGTTGTCATACTTATTTTTAAGATCATTGGCTGTTTCTTTTATCGAATCTTCAGTATCTTTTTTCATTTTTGCTAAGAGATCTTTAGCTTTTTCCGATTCGGTGTCCAATTTCGTTAATACATGGTTCAAGACGGTTGTCGCGTCATTATAATCATTAGATTTATAAAACTCTTTTGCTTGTACAATAAGAAAATCGACTTTTTTATTTGTTGTCTCCATTGTCTCGGATATTTCGATTGCTTCAGCTCCTGAAGATGCTTTTTTTGTTCCGCATCCGTTCAATGAAACGGTTGCCATCATGGCTACCAAAAGTGCTGCAACAAAATATTTATTCATGGTTCCTCCTTTTTGTTTTTACATTCTAATAATAATATCAGTATAAATCA
This region of Candidatus Ancaeobacter aquaticus genomic DNA includes:
- a CDS encoding ATP-binding cassette domain-containing protein codes for the protein MSSVIHVNNVSKSYKDVHALSHVSLTVRQGQIFGLIGPDGAGKSTLIHTATGVLQLKEGEITVLGKNVSRDPEGVKSVIGFLPQGLGLSLAAELSIEENIDYFAEINHVQKDVRDQRKKLLLESTQLDPFRDREAKNLSGGMKQKLALCCTLIHEPELIFLDEPTTGVDPISRRDIWTLINTMVKEKGLTVFLTTSYMDEAARCHQICLMHRGKVIAEGTPDTLPLQLEGSFIEASVANQHEALRKMRDIPGIKVMYAMGDKLNIIYEGCTIESIVQHAGGVGVVFASVTEGKAGIEDVFLSKITEGETGIKEKAFDEFFSSGKDDSVNVSCQNKQETDMIVAEKLEKKFGKFVAVNRIDFNVKQGEIFGFLGPNGAGKTTTIKMLCGLYPPSSGKGIISGLDLFKNQFKIKESIGYMSQKFSLYRDLTVAENIELYGGIYGVESRELKRRRDLILQIADLEGEGDTITGSLPMGIKQRLALGCAIIHKPRCIFLDEPTSGVDPIARRKFWDVIYYLSRKMGVTILVTTHYMDEAEHCDRLSLMTHGNIVALGTSQGLKDKVNSQIGSLLQIKTNDVFASVEILKPLFPYCSVYGPYVHLYTHDETQARKSIQDMLLKQNIEIKDIRSSSIPFEDVFVYFCEHSQKTAGITV
- a CDS encoding ABC transporter permease: MKKEFLQFFRNIPLLVIVLYFATFDIYSAGEVSMDVKDYPIAVYDLDDSEQSRDVLTVIREPFFDITHIITNEDEITDLIEKGTVSVVIVFPKNFGKKIASYRPAQMQVILDGSNSNSSELALRYISNIIYGYGMDILVTKWKMSSVTKKIVPYVSSSIRYMYNENLSDRWSFCMQEFFMCITLIGIMLTATAMVNEKQFGTIEQLMVTPLRTHEIMISKIVPMIVVLFITSFIAVFVILKAVVGVPIRGDIWSYFLVSIIYFFSITGLGLFISTLSNNLSETVLFSLLVLVPVMFLSGAWIPLESMPGWMRFIVYFSPLKYYLDLVNGIFLKGNTLLLMWKEVVSLIVLGSTVFFLGAIRFRKIFQ
- a CDS encoding ABC transporter permease — its product is MFSLRRFNAVAKKEFLEIKRNKLFFVLTVLAPIILYFLFAYGFPLSSKHIPTGVVDLDKSAKSRMLIDTFSCATDLFNIKMVGSTYAPLEREMDLGNLRQIIVVPSGFSKDILRSKPVTVQVLIDGTYPNMANINSAYVEAIITAFRMQVLQEYFLKKLGSQGAVYMPIDVMVSGWYNPSFRSEDFILPGIIAMVLMFFPPMVGAVSLAKEKETGSILNMYCSRITKTEYLLGKMFPYVVISYINFALFFVLSIFLFNVPMRGSIVLVLIVSFFFVATAIAVGLLVAVLVSTQVAAILITTVVTLTPSFLYSGFMVPVQSISQNSRWMCYSLPATYYIDFMRKIMVKGATFAYVRLDTIAIIIFCIGIYVLCIKLFKKRVG
- a CDS encoding PEP-CTERM sorting domain-containing protein, which gives rise to MQYNKTRKIFSLNSSIIGILFFVFVLQCGYVNAATLDASNDTLDNTGATTASSTYVDVTGFSTTANLPGGLHSVLAIATFSSQSGGLGGSRVGSWRLTDGTTNSTGVSRFLSGANDLGLVSAVSVFSGVSNTDTISLQHQSTASKSVTTRSGNLVVIPLTSSDSSVVLNSGMKNNAAAYDNTSESLTAVTGLATSVALASAGKIAVFCTIETETGDTGSGARTGTWDLQVETSPNSGTYSTIGSSTQRYLSGTSDTGSVTLMAVSDQLSSTGTFNVRVRTSTDDAGKSIITQNATLAAVTLSDSGATGEHFESFQATVASDTTNSTTLTNVAGLSPSLTLDEAGKVFVGAQYNLEIVTSSDIDATTAVGFSTYTDQSQGRYIAKTTGEIGNGSSVGLTGSLAAGTYDGNLQYAVGDVADTLQMTNPNLIGFAMNSVPEPSTYALFGMGILGFFIAGRKRFIKK